From Eremothecium sinecaudum strain ATCC 58844 chromosome V, complete sequence, a single genomic window includes:
- the SES1 gene encoding serine--tRNA ligase SES1 (Syntenic homolog of Ashbya gossypii ABL088C; Syntenic homolog of Saccharomyces cerevisiae YDR023W (SES1)): MLDITLFIEEKGGNPKLIKKSQEARGAPVEIVDEIIADYKEWVKTRFELDEINKKLNKVQKEIGLKFKNKEDASELLAEKEKLTEEKKDMIEKEQTQDKELREKVNKVGNIVHPSVVVSNDEANNELVRSWKPEGLTEVGSNASCTGHEAKLSHHEVLLRLDGYDPERGVKISGHRGYFFRNYGVFLNQALINYGLSFLASKGYCPLQAPVMMNKEVMAKTAQLSEFDEELYKVMDGDDEKYLIATSEQPISAYHSGEWFEKPQEQLPVRYVGYSSCFRREAGAHGKDAWGVFRVHAFEKIEQFCITEPEKSWDEFDRMIEMSEEFYKSLGIPYRVVGIVSGELNNAAAKKYDLEAWFPYQKEYKELVSCSNCTDYQSRNLEIRCGIKKMGDREKKYVHCLNSTLCATQRALCCVLENYQTEDGLKVPEVLRKYIPGEPEFIPFSKELPKNSTSNRKKN, from the coding sequence ATGTTGGATATTACCTTGTTTATTGAGGAAAAGGGTGGCAACCCAAAGTTAATAAAAAAGTCCCAAGAAGCTCGTGGAGCACCAGTCGAAATTGTCGATGAAATCATTGCTGATTATAAGGAATGGGTTAAAACAAGATTCGAGCTTGATGAAATCAACAAGAAGTTAAATAAGGTTCAGAAGGAAATTGGTCTCAAGTTTAAGAACAAGGAAGATGCTTCGGAATTGCTTGCTGAGAAGGAAAAGCTAACTGAAGAGAAGAAAGATATGATAGAAAAAGAACAAACTCAAGATAAGGAATTAAGAGAAAAAGTCAACAAGGTTGGGAACATTGTGCATCCATCTGTTGTTGTTTCTAATGATGAAGCTAACAACGAATTGGTTCGTAGCTGGAAGCCAGAAGGTTTGACTGAAGTTGGAAGTAATGCCTCCTGTACTGGTCATGAAGCGAAGTTATCTCATCATGAGGTGTTGCTAAGGTTGGATGGGTACGATCCTGAGCGTGGTGTGAAGATTTCTGGCCATAGAGGATATTTCTTTAGAAACTACGGTGTTTTCTTGAACCAAGCTTTGATTAACTATGGTTTGTCTTTCTTGGCTTCAAAGGGTTACTGTCCATTACAGGCTCCAGTAATGATGAACAAGGAAGTTATGGCTAAGACTGCCCAATTATCTGAATTTGATGAGGAATTATACAAGGTTATGGATGGTGATGATGAGAAGTATTTAATTGCTACTTCAGAGCAGCCAATTTCCGCTTACCACTCCGGTGAATGGTTTGAAAAACCTCAAGAGCAACTACCAGTGCGTTACGTCGGCTACTCTTCTTGTTTCCGTAGAGAAGCAGGTGCCCACGGTAAGGATGCATGGGGTGTGTTTAGAGTCCATGCCTTTGAAAAGATCGAGCAATTCTGTATCACTGAGCCTGAGAAGTCTTGGGACGAGTTTGATAGAATGATCGAAATGTCAGAAGAGTTTTACAAGTCCTTAGGTATACCATACCGTGTTGTTGGTATCGTATCAGGAGAACTAAACAATGCCGCAGCCAAGAAGTACGATCTTGAGGCATGGTTCCCATACCAAAAAGAATACAAAGAGTTGGTTTCCTGTTCTAACTGTACCGACTACCAATCACGTAATCTAGAAATTAGATGTGGTATCAAAAAGATGGGTGACAGGGAAAAGAAGTATGTCCACTGCTTGAACTCCACTCTTTGTGCAACTCAAAGAGCGCTATGCTGCGTCCTTGAAAACTACCAAACTGAAGACGGTTTGAAGGTTCCAGAAGTTTTAAGGAAATACATACCTGGTGAACCAGAGTTCATTCCTTTCTCCAAAGAGTTGCCAAAGAACTCAACTTCGAATAGGAAAAAGAACTAA
- the RPS11B gene encoding 40S ribosomal protein uS17 (Syntenic homolog of Ashbya gossypii ABL091C; Syntenic homolog of Saccharomyces cerevisiae YDR025W (RPS11A) and YBR048W (RPS11B); 1-intron in Ashbya gossypii), whose product MSTELTVQAERAFQKQPHIFTNPKAKANRRTKRWYKNVGLGFKTPKTAIEGSYVDKKCPFTGLVSIRGKILTGTVVSTKMHRTIIIRRDYLHYIPKYNRYEKRHKNLPVHVSPAFRVQVGDIVTVGQCRPISKTVRFNVLKVASSAGKSNKQFTKF is encoded by the exons ATGTCCACTGAATTGACCGTTCAAGCTGAGAGAGCTTTCCAAAAG CAACCACACATCTTCACTAACCCAAAGGCTAAGGCCAACAGAAGAACCAAGAGATGGTACAAGAACGTTGGTCTAGGATTCAAGACCCCAAAGACCGCTATTGAGGGTTCTTACGTTGACAAGAAGTGTCCATTCACTGGTTTGGTTTCTATCCGTGGTAAGATCTTGACCGGTACTGTTGTTTCCACCAAGATGCACCGTACCATCATTATCAGAAGAGACTACTTGCACTACATTCCAAAGTACAACAGATACGAGAAGAGACACAAGAACCTTCCAGTCCACGTTTCCCCAGCTTTCCGTGTTCAAGTCGGTGACATCGTTACTGTCGGTCAATGTAGACCAATCTCCAAGACTGTTAGATTCAACGTCTTGAAGGTTGCTTCTAGTGCTGGTAAGTCCAACAAGCAATTTACCAAGTTCTAA
- the GIP1 gene encoding protein phosphatase regulator GIP1 (Syntenic homolog of Ashbya gossypii ABL089W; Syntenic homolog of Saccharomyces cerevisiae YBR045C (GIP1)), translating to MSIVLNNNLSFSSRQLADVALGGTSGRSAEFLSLDRDRGPSLSTDNDFDSSPEQGLSSDKDSGQDDSHRKRRKAKRLFSKWKHSVKQKLHISEYDQNGVYNHNQGTTTSNQADVQDALSCYYKFKSDESKIEEMFETMMFRNNTESPPVSRDQELRELAPFEIIGEQKLADLRKKLDVFSNCLSALDDDKPWNQISAFNSPPMDMKMPRSAIGGSSSPPELASGISTLDSGPLTDSIEKDSYCQILSGDECGINGSSESIQDAGNASGSSKTSSIVEKIASFVKTPKTSETSPMDSLRMNSPLDSDFEVQRLVIPTFRMKDGKSMDVSNIVEHLKSGTVTERDLLCLASMYTYKENGFMDKSFYDEQGNEADNESAMSSEFEREGHTIGNEEREFFKPSAINDSNDSVKFNKFSCLVIYNASKKCDTGLKPQDIKNSVDKTRPGAAIEADSGYDGDDEDALSNNVTETEGSLHKSILKSKNNDKEYLESQRAVKCDKVSVDEFLEFFDKYENERREGEYVLSLVRDKQLRNYYSKEYFPEIGCQDHPSEARTEFNRSKLATEHNIGRELMHIKTHSGMSECVNCSSDVFVEVN from the coding sequence ATGAGTATTGTGTTGAATAACAATCTCAGCTTTAGCAGTCGACAGTTAGCGGATGTAGCACTTGGTGGCACCAGTGGTCGCTCAGCAGAATTCCTTTCACTAGACAGGGACCGTGGACCCTCACTATCCACTGACAATGATTTTGACAGTTCTCCAGAACAAGGTCTCTCCTCAGATAAGGACTCTGGTCAAGATGACTCGCATAGGAAAAGACGAAAAGCAAAGAGGCTTTTCAGTAAATGGAAACATTCAGTGAAGCAAAAACTTCATATATCCGAATATGATCAAAATGGTGTTTACAACCATAATCAGGGCACAACGACAAGTAACCAGGCAGATGTACAGGACGCCCTAAGCTGTTATTATAAATTTAAATCTGATGAATCGAAAATCGAAGAGATGTTTGAAACCATGATGTTCCGTAACAATACAGAAAGCCCTCCAGTATCCCGTGATCAAGAACTAAGAGAATTAGCACCATTTGAAATAATAGGGGAACAGAAGCTTGCAGATTTAAGGAAGAAGTTGGACGTGTTCAGCAACTGCCTTTCGGCGTTGGACGACGATAAACCATGGAACCAAATAAGTGCATTTAACTCACCGCCAATGGATATGAAAATGCCACGCTCGGCAATTGGTGGTTCGAGTTCACCACCAGAATTGGCATCAGGAATCTCTACATTAGATAGTGGTCCACTGACCGATTCTATAGAGAAAGACTCATATTGCCAAATACTCAGTGGTGACGAGTGTGGCATCAATGGATCCTCCGAATCCATTCAGGATGCAGGAAATGCATCAGGTAGTTCGAAAACCTCATCAATAGTAGAAAAGATAGCCTCATTTGTCAAGACTCCCAAAACTAGTGAAACAAGTCCTATGGACTCACTTAGAATGAACTCACCACTTGATAGTGATTTCGAGGTACAGAGACTAGTAATTCCAACTTTTCGAATGAAAGATGGTAAAAGCATGGATGTTTCAAATATAGTGGAGCACCTCAAGAGTGGCACAGTTACTGAGAGAGATCTTTTGTGTTTGGCATCTATGTACACATACAAAGAAAATGGATTTATGGATAAGTCATTTTATGATGAACAAGGTAACGAAGCTGATAACGAATCAGCAATGTCATCTGAATTCGAACGAGAAGGGCATACCATTGGAAATGAAGAAAGAGAATTTTTCAAGCCAAGTGCCATTAATGATAGCAATGATTCTGTAAAATTCAATAAATTTTCCTGCTTGGTGATATACAACGCTTCTAAGAAATGCGATACTGGACTCAAACCACAAGACATTAAGAATAGTGTAGATAAAACGAGGCCCGGTGCTGCAATAGAAGCAGACTCTGGATATGATGGGGACGATGAAGACGCACTTAGCAACAATGTCACAGAAACAGAGGGTTCACTTCATAAGTCCATCTTGAAGAGTAAGAATAATGACAAAGAATATCTAGAATCTCAAAGAGCAGTAAAATGCGACAAAGTGAGTGTTGATGAGTTCTTGGAATTTTTCGATAAGTATGAAAATGAAAGGCGCGAGGGCGAATATGTTTTAAGTTTAGTTCGTGACAAACAGTTGAGGAATTACTATTCAAAAGAATATTTCCCCGAGATTGGATGCCAAGATCACCCATCGGAGGCTCGTACAGAGTTTAATAGAAGCAAGCTAGCTACGGAGCATAATATTGGTCGCGAGTTAATGCACATTAAGACTCATTCAGGAATGTCTGAATGTGTGAATTGCTCGAGTGATGTATTTGTCGAAGTCAACTGA
- a CDS encoding HEL308Cp (Syntenic homolog of Ashbya gossypii ABL087W; Syntenic homolog of Ashbya gossypii NOHBY208; No homolog in Saccharomyces cerevisiae; Syntenic homolog of Kluyveromyces lactis KLLA0B03718g), protein MNAVTGLIFEVTYITVAYALPIGFTLHTIHEADDFCKKLGTSPQTDNEMSHSENFRASDAKSHPQYHQMQSNTEKNAPSLDNSKPQLQTCVYWCAYWLITCLLDRFVYPGAGKVLSYAGVSVNGIMLKIGKLILSMIILIHSYVHPADRKRPLGERNLDRFWSFPSSLLQFYTSCVQQTSATLNSFNVDCKPDTLTALLDRGNTMLTVDQHLFFNRGARVSQDSKEPESEKAVFVMDTHNSYDILSASECNSILSYNSSASINSSADSNTGLLSNVEDSGLIFFRAPRHTALGA, encoded by the coding sequence ATGAATGCTGTAACTGGACTAATATTCGAAGTGACGTATATTACAGTGGCATACGCCCTACCTATAGGATTCACTTTGCACACCATACATGAGGCCGATGACTTCTGCAAAAAGCTTGGTACAAGTCCCCAAACTGATAATGAAATGAGCCACAGTGAAAACTTTAGAGCGAGCGACGCTAAAAGTCATCCACAGTACCACCAAATGCAATCCAACACCGAGAAAAACGCGCCATCATTGGACAACAGCAAACCGCAGTTACAAACCTGTGTTTACTGGTGCGCATATTGGCTCATAACTTGCCTTTTGGATCGTTTTGTATATCCTGGGGCAGGCAAGGTTTTATCTTACGCTGGCGTAAGTGTAAACGGGATCATGTTGAAAATTGGAAAGCTTATATTGTCTatgataatattaataCATTCATATGTGCATCCTGCTGACAGGAAAAGGCCCCTTGGAGAGAGAAACCTCGATCGATTCTGGAGTTTTCCTTCCTCTTTATTGCAATTTTACACGTCATGTGTACAACAGACCTCTGCGACACTAAACAGCTTTAATGTCGATTGCAAGCCTGACACACTTACCGCTCTGCTAGACAGAGGTAACACAATGCTCACTGTAGATCAGCATTTATTCTTTAACAGAGGAGCCCGCGTGTCACAAGATTCTAAAGAACCTGAATCGGAAAAAGCTGTATTCGTCATGGATACACACAATTCATACGACATACTCAGCGCATCGGAGTGCAATTCAATCTTATCGTACAATTCCTCGGCATCAATTAATTCCAGCGCGGATTCCAATACTGGCCTATTGTCCAACGTAGAGGATTCAGGACTAATATTCTTCAGGGCCCCACGCCATACTGCCTTAGGAGCTTAA
- the VPS54 gene encoding Vps54p (Syntenic homolog of Ashbya gossypii ABL093W; Syntenic homolog of Saccharomyces cerevisiae YDR027C (VPS54)) has protein sequence MINKPGPKIGDTSEVHDAVSGENKPTLDHTEEPKESQSNLPIDKVESASPVANLDDFHIKQTGDSSSLNGDLLSVSSCKKGRQGSIGPGASSPPLRPSFDNYSFRQSVELSSVFGGAARNGTNRSNVLEAELAAYGRKADISPLGSNSIYEVVMNTRLKGWIKKPTVANIPPVNLSKSPLPNDWKKDLREYSDGIIEEFKMFQNTNSLTSMNKFDQLRKIEVYDKSPSPPDNITEQEHSPEHSLESYSERKGLEDIPPIYFSEDFQLDNSRVFRKIIEDVDVQLTAINSASAEERNQANDELQDKLTYYLDTIEGVLVMDISKSSHKFLNTMENVTTIKQLSQQALDKLDELSMSLNSKTQAKIERRKGLLTKIITRRNVERLEQGLIQIHEVLKRVDECKELFKVDDLDNCIRFIDSVGKLISGTNDDENVKKWTAGWPHELLDLSSVPALGRYRGDLSNMIIDVGQKYCMALCDILLDDLRQYNAPTTQGNDLGVINYRNIDPEFRNSIVTMIRKLVSYKELTNAFKLYEQKFITELKNIIKAQLPKQLTINEKNGNEQDTSVESIRPPAAETKPTGGGGGGSKLSRLIKEQTPMEFQDMLMKIFTAESRTLRRLSTHQKLLLDVALSEIPSEESDHDMIVQLDLRRGINEGIKIVQLRMGKIIAVRRELTSLLRFDHFLHFYSACSSFLKECESLTGDFLTKYMTDVISAQVKNYITVTTSSNVKLLQERIDIEQWVPCIVDHDLQRDVNDIVNSMEIDPLNWTAIMDLESKSSESRDTNSSSSTGDDKIAGRKKSVVMRNKTFVASSALIMTIKMLKSLLVLSLNLPPYLSNFENTIFDLLVQFNNRSIASVSLNPDKKSVNSHGKNLSIMGESLDCLAELITVIQGFYQRMDMQYKDFQCLPAQNYTHLLHQFRASSDKLYQAHAPPPPS, from the coding sequence ATGATTAATAAACCTGGGCCCAAAATTGGTGATACTTCAGAGGTTCATGATGCTGTTTCGGGGGAGAACAAGCCAACGCTTGATCATACTGAAGAACCTAAAGAATCTCAAAGTAATTTACCCATAGATAAAGTCGAAAGTGCTTCGCCTGTTGCTAACTTGGATGACTTTCATATCAAACAAACAGGCGATTCATCCTCGTTAAACGGAGATTTATTGAGCGTGTCCAGTTGCAAAAAGGGTCGTCAGGGTTCCATAGGGCCAGGTGCTAGCAGTCCACCCTTACGGCCAAGCTTCGATAATTACTCATTTAGACAGAGTGTTGAGCTCTCTTCCGTATTTGGTGGGGCTGCAAGAAATGGAACCAATAGATCTAATGTATTGGAAGCGGAACTTGCCGCCTATGGTCGGAAAGCTGATATCTCACCGCTCGGCTCAAATTCTATCTACGAGGTCGTTATGAACACAAGGCTTAAGGGGTGGATTAAGAAGCCTACTGTAGCGAATATACCACCAGTTAATCTGAGCAAGAGTCCTTTGCCAAATGACTGGAAGAAGGATTTACGTGAATACTCCGACGGCATAATAGAAGAGTTCAAGATGTTTCAGAATACAAATAGTTTAACAAGCATGAATAAATTTGATCAGCTGAGAAAAATTGAGGTGTATGATAAGTCGCCAAGCCCTCCAGATAATATTACAGAGCAGGAACATTCACCAGAGCATTCGCTAGAGAGCTATTCAGAGCGTAAAGGATTAGAAGACATTCCACCTATTTATTTCAGCGAAGACTTCCAATTGGACAATTCCAGAGTATTTAGAAAGATTATAGAAGATGTGGACGTACAATTAACTGCGATAAACTCAGCATCTGCAGAAGAGAGAAACCAAGCAAACGATGAGCTGCAGGACAAGCTCACTTACTACTTGGATACTATTGAGGGAGTTTTAGTTATGGATATATCGAAATCATCTCATAAGTTCCTTAATACTATGGAGAATGTTACAACTATAAAACAGCTCTCTCAGCAGGCACTAGATAAACTAGATGAATTGAGTATGTCACTGAACTCCAAAACTCAAGCCAAGATTGAAAGGCGAAAGGGTCTTTTGACGAAGATCATCACAAGGAGAAATGTGGAAAGGCTTGAGCAAGGCCTTATTCAGATACATGAGGTTCTTAAAAGAGTAGATGAATGCAAGGAACTCTTTAAAGTGGACGACTTAGACAACTGCATACGTTTCATCGATTCTGTTGGAAAATTGATTTCAGGAACCAATGACGATGAAAATGTAAAAAAATGGACGGCCGGGTGGCCTCATGAGCTGCTGGATCTGAGCTCTGTACCAGCATTGGGACGATACCGAGGTGACCTGTCTAACATGATCATCGATGTTGGACAAAAGTACTGTATGGCGTTATGCGATATTTTATTGGATGACTTACGACAATACAATGCTCCGACAACACAAGGCAATGATTTAGGAGTCATAAACTACAGGAACATTGACCCTGAGTTTCGTAACTCCATTGTAACCATGATAAGAAAGTTAGTTAGCTACAAGGAGCTGACTAATGCATTTAAACTCTATGAGCAGAAGTTCATCACTGAACTAaaaaatataataaaagCACAATTGCCGAAGCAATTGACaattaatgaaaaaaaCGGCAATGAACAAGACACTAGTGTTGAATCGATAAGGCCACCAGCAGCAGAGACCAAACCAACTGGTGGTGGTGGCGGTGGCTCGAAGCTTTCGCGACTAATAAAGGAGCAAACCCCTATGGAATTTCAAGACATGTTAATGAAGATCTTTACTGCGGAAAGTAGAACACTACGGAGACTTTCCACCCATCAAAAATTATTGCTTGATGTAGCTCTTAGTGAAATACCAAGCGAAGAGAGTGACCACGACATGATTGTGCAATTGGATTTGAGACGCGGAATTAATGAAGGCATAAAAATAGTTCAGCTCAGGATGGGCAAGATTATTGCTGTTAGACGGGAGTTAACGAGCCTATTACGCTTTGACCATTTTTTGCACTTCTACAGTGCATGCTCCTCTTTTCTAAAGGAGTGCGAGTCACTCACAGGTGACTTTTTAACCAAGTATATGACAGACGTTATTTCAGCACAAGTTAAAAACTATATTACTGTTACTACATCTTCTAACGTCAAACTTTTACAGGAACGAATTGATATCGAACAATGGGTTCCATGCATTGTAGACCATGATCTACAGAGGGACGTCAATGATATAGTGAACAGTATGGAAATCGACCCTCTTAACTGGACCGCCATCATGGATTTAGAATCAAAATCTAGCGAGTCACGAGACACAAATTCCTCGTCATCAACCGGAGATGATAAGATTGCAGGGCGCAAGAAATCGGTTGTAATGAGGAACAAGACATTTGTCGCTAGCAGTGCCCTTATAATGACTATCAAAATGCTTAAGTCGCTTCTGGTTTTATCACTAAACCTACCTCCATACCTTTCAAATTTCGAAAACACAATCTTTGATCTTCTTGTACAGTTTAACAACCGTTCAATTGCCTCTGTCTCCTTGAATCCCGACAAAAAAAGTGTTAATAGCCATGGAAAGAACCTGAGCATAATGGGAGAATCTCTCGATTGCTTAGCAGAACTTATAACTGTTATACAAGGATTCTACCAAAGAATGGATATGCAGTATAAAGATTTCCAATGTTTACCCGCACAAAACTACACACATCTTTTACATCAGTTTAGAGCATCCTCAGACAAGCTATACCAAGCGCATGCTCCACCACCTCCAAGTTGA
- the REB1 gene encoding DNA-binding protein REB1 (Syntenic homolog of Ashbya gossypii ABL092W; Syntenic homolog of Saccharomyces cerevisiae YBR049C (REB1) and YDR026C), which translates to MSQQQEHHHTHDNGHEYVEEAVFKYVSGPISGSADEDSPTAIGQVTGRRSSTAANNRGPSNRSISNHNDINVHGVKEKDKEMDWFLKHNDDEELHDTGNSGGGNAVSSVDTEDSNAAAAVAAAAVAAAFEDRGLKRQGSGELGGELLKKTKKQKSKAEKVKSHMGAVDPELASLDNTDNDQLVRKAIMDVDHIAQHPDIQQYLNTGDGSEKDKGKDDDLNLPPPYDDNEPKIALKKTEVLPKVLDPDSPDRDISNLIREAVKKAAHIINLQTQSTGKSFDETEEEALEQFVQDYQVIKGISRRQICERIWSNERRKDDFWTNICRVLPYRTRSSIYKHVRRKYHIFEQRGKWTPEEDAELARWCMEKEGQWSNIGKVLGRMPEDCRDRWRNYIKCGTDRVSNKWSPEEEEKLKNVITEILDNAAKGGIEEREDSYEGGDDIPNSRSAGKALGHDLDMVSVANMGSESSDKMGSLLSGKGNASRDIINWTIVSERMGGRRSRIQCRYKWNKLLKKEAMNKIKSINDEDKMWLLVKLKDLGFTEDLQVDWEELAALMPGRRWTGTELKLCYEKLRTSVRHYKKKSISEICKELVDYHDEQALLSKN; encoded by the coding sequence ATGTCTCAACAACAAGAGCATCATCACACACATGATAATGGTCATGAATATGTCGAAGAGGCTGTTTTTAAATATGTCTCAGGCCCAATATCAGGCTCAGCTGATGAAGATAGTCCTACGGCTATAGGTCAAGTAACAGGTCGAAGAAGTTCTACGGCGGCTAACAATAGAGGTCCTTCAAATAGAAGTATTTCAAATCATAATGATATCAATGTTCATGGAGTTAAGGAAAAAGATAAAGAGATGGACTGGTTTTTAAAACataatgatgatgaggaacTTCACGATACAGGCAATTCTGGTGGTGGAAATGCTGTTTCCAGTGTTGATACGGAGGATTCTAATgcagcagccgcggtaGCCGCAGCCGCGGTAGCCGCCGCTTTTGAAGACAGAGGGTTGAAAAGACAAGGATCTGGTGAGCTTGGAGGTGAATTACTTAAAAAGACCAAGAAACAGAAATCTAAGGCTGAGAAGGTCAAGTCCCACATGGGTGCTGTGGATCCTGAATTGGCCTCTTTAGATAATACTGACAATGATCAATTAGTCAGGAAGGCCATTATGGATGTAGACCACATTGCACAGCACCCTGATATTCAACAGTACTTAAACACTGGCGATGGCAGCGAAAAGGATAAAGGAAAAGACGATGATTTGAATCTTCCACCTCCTTACGACGACAATGAGCCTAAGATTGCTCTTAAAAAGACGGAGGTGTTGCCAAAGGTGCTTGACCCTGATTCACCAGACAGGGATATTAGCAATTTGATAAGGGAGGCTGTGAAAAAAGCTGCCCATATTATAAATCTGCAAACGCAGTCTACAGGTAAATCCTTTGATGAGACAGAAGAGGAGGCTCTAGAGCAGTTTGTACAGGACTACCAGGTCATTAAAGGTATATCAAGACGCCAAATATGTGAAAGGATCTGGAGTAATGAGAGACGTAAGGATGATTTTTGGACAAATATCTGTCGCGTCCTACCTTATAGGACAAGGTCTTCGATATACAAGCATGTTCGTCGTAAGTACCATATTTTTGAACAGCGTGGAAAGTGGACACCTGAGGAAGATGCAGAATTAGCCCGTTGGTGCATGGAGAAGGAAGGACAATGGTCCAATATTGGAAAGGTCTTAGGAAGGATGCCTGAGGATTGTAGAGACAGATGGAGAAACTACATCAAATGTGGTACTGATAGAGTTTCTAACAAATGGTCTCCCGAGGAAGAGGAGAAGCTAAAAAATGTAATTACTGAGATACTAGACAACGCGGCAAAGGGTGGAATTGAGGAACGTGAAGATAGTTATGAAGGAGGAGATGATATTCCGAATAGCCGGAGCGCTGGGAAGGCGCTTGGCCATGACCTTGATATGGTTAGTGTTGCGAATATGGGATCGGAGTCTAGTGATAAAATGGGATCCCTGCTGAGCGGTAAAGGTAATGCTTCTCGGGATATAATCAATTGGACTATAGTTAGTGAGCGGATGGGCGGAAGGAGATCTCGTATCCAATGTCGTTATAAATGGAATAAGCTATTAAAGAAAGAGGCTATGAATAAGATTAAATCTATTAACGACGAGGACAAGATGTGGCTTCTAGTAAAACTGAAAGACCTAGGCTTTACAGAGGACTTACAGGTCGACTGGGAAGAATTAGCCGCCCTGATGCCAGGCAGAAGATGGACTGGTACCGAATTAAAGTTATGTTACGAAAAGTTAAGGACCAGCGTCCGTCACTACAAGAAGAAGTCTATCAGTGAAATCTGCAAAGAGCTTGTAGACTATCATGATGAGCAGGCTCTTCTATCGAAGAACTAA